One window of Athalia rosae chromosome 2, iyAthRosa1.1, whole genome shotgun sequence genomic DNA carries:
- the LOC105687372 gene encoding endoplasmic reticulum-Golgi intermediate compartment protein 2, with protein sequence MLRRRKVNLKVIKELDGFPKVPDTYVKQSVVGGTFSVLSFCLMVYVAFAETQYYLDSRLQFKFEPDNDSIDAKLKVNIDITVAMPCSRVGADILDSTNQNLMGFGTLEEEDTWWELSPDQRSHFDSLKYMNSYLREEYHALHELLWKSNQLTFSSEMPKRTSYPNHTPDACRIYGSLDVNKVAGNFHVTAGKSLSLPRGHVHISAFMSEHDYNFTHRINRFSFGEPSPGVIHPLEGDEKVADHNMMLYQYFVEVVPTDVRSLLRTYQTYQYSVKDHQRPVDHHKGSHGIPGIFFKYDMSALKVKVTQQRDSVFRFLVKLCATVGGVFVTNGLLNSIVQVIWYLVTCKFLTREDLRDDNQKVTVSSSVAKEQSQNSVDLLAEMPSPTVDVQISSQLQ encoded by the exons ATGTTACgtagaagaaaagtaaatttaAAAGTTATTAAAGAGCTAGATGGCTTTCCGAAAGTGCCTGACACTTACGTCAAACAATCGGTTGTTGGTGGGACGT TTTCAGTACTGAGCTTCTGTCTGATGGTATACGTGGCTTTTGCCGAGACCCAATATTATCTAGATAGCCGCCTCCAGTTTAAATTTGAGCCTGATAATGACTCGATAGATGcaaaattgaaagtaaataTCGATATAACAGTGGCAATGCCATGTAGTCGTGTAGGCGCCGATATACTGGATTCAACTAATCAGAACTTGATGGGATTTGGTAcattagaagaagaagatacaTGGTGGGAGCTCAGTCCAGATCAGCGCTCTCATTTTGATTCGCTGAAGTATATGAATTCATATCTCCGAGAAGAATATCATGCTCTGCACGAGCTGCTATGGAAATCCAATCAGCTAACTTTTTCTAGTGAAATGCCTAAGAG aacTAGTTATCCCAACCACACTCCAGATGCTTGTCGCATTTATGGCAGTCTAGATGTTAATAAGGTTGCTGGAAATTTTCATGTCACTGCAGGAAAGTCTTTGTCATTGCCAAGAGGCCACGTTCATATATCAGCATTCATGTCCGAACACGATTATAATTTTACTCACAGAATCAATAGGTTTTCTTTTGGGGAACCAAGTCCTGGTGTCATACATCCGCTTGAGGGAGATGAGAAAGTTGCTGACCAca ACATGATGCTGTACCAATACTTTGTGGAGGTCGTTCCAACTGATGTCAGATCTTTATTGCGGACATACCAAACTTACCAATATAGTGTGAAAGATCATCAGAGGCCTGTTGATCATCACAAGGGATCCCACGGGATaccaggaatttttttcaagtatgaCATGAGTGCTCTCAAAGTCAAAGTCACCCAACAAAGAGATTCAGTATTCAGATTTTTAGTTAAACTCTGTGCCACAGTTGGCGGTGTGTTTGTAACTAATG GACTATTAAATAGTATAGTGCAGGTGATATGGTACCTTGTCACATGCAAATTTCTCACCCGAGAAGATCTACGAGATGATAATCAAAAAGTGACTGTCTCATCATCCGTGGCTAAAGAACAGTCTCAAAATTCCGTAGATCTACTTGCGGAAATGCCTTCACCAACTGTAGATGTTCAAATTAGTTCACAATTACAGTGA